The genomic DNA GGATCAAGACATACTTGAGCAACAGAACATACTGTTGCTGTGGTATCCCAACCCTCCTCTAAACAAACAGCCACCGATGATCCTTGTACGTCCATTAAGTCTATAACAGCTCCAGCTAATTGCATTAAATTCTGAAGCTGCTGTAACCATTCTGAACTTTCGATTAATCTAAAATGATAAATGTTATCTgtgagaaaattttataataaataaaatgacaTTCGTTTAGATAAATTACACATACTTATAAAAACTTTGGTCAGGCTCTACATTCGGAGAGCTAGGAACACAGGCTCGCATAAGTTTTTTAAATGCAGCTTTGGTATGTCTTACATCATAGTATTCCACTGGAATGAAATCTGTTTTCGGTGCAGATTCCGCTTTAACACCCTTttccattaaaaaagaaattataacaTTGATTATATATTTAGAATAATGTAAAAATTAGTCATCTTACTTTCATATGTGCTTTTTCACCCAGGATGTATAATGCGGCACGTTGAAATGTATGAACACATTCAGTACCACTATCCGAATCTGTAGAATGTCTCACAGTTCCACGTTGGTGAACTGAAGTTAAAGAAGCTTGAGAATTATGTCTTTTATCTTTTAACGAACCCCAGCGACCAAAGTTCTTTGGGCCCTTACCTCCTGATGAACTATAAAAAAAtgtgtaatatatttaattaaattttcttacaTATTCTGTAGAATGTGAAATACTATAAAATCAAAACCTATGTACCTCAATGTTCCAATTGCTTTATTAAATGGATTTCGCCGCGACTGTTCAGGCGTCGCATTACGATCTTCAGCCGCTAACAATAAAGAATCAATACTGAGAGAACTGTCAGACATTCCCCATGCAGAACCTTGCCTTATCGCGGATAACGGAGTTGCAGCTACAAGAGCCATAATATACTTTTCTTGTTCTAGAGAAGATGTCGTTTCCGAAGATGTTGCtacgaataaaataaataatttaatatattaaaaaagaaaaataagaatataaaaataattattactttttaagTTACCAGCAGATGCTGGATGAGCTTTTAGCATGCCCATAACACCCTTTCCATGATAACCTGCTCCTCTAATTAAAAGTGCTTTCGTTCTTGGATGTCTCCATGTGACGATAGGTATTCTATTATGTCTATAAAGCCGACAAAATCTACGAATACTTTCATCTGATACTGACGAAGGAACTATAAGTAGCGCGGGATAACTTCTACAAATCATGTAGGCACAATTCACAGACGACAATCGAAATGGTTCGTTTCTACGATTATTGTGGGGTCCATTTGAATATAATCCCAGTCGATACCAATCTCTAACGTAACTACGTTCTGATAATCGTTCTAATGTTTTTGCATCAGTCGGTGGTTGAGTTACAATACCAGGAATCTCAAAATCATCTACTGCAAAGATGTCACTTAAATACACTTAAAATGGAAAAAcaatttattcaattaactTACCACTGAGATCATCATCGTGACTCAAGTCATTGTTATCTGTTACTGGTAAACTCATTCGACCAGGTGATgtcatgtatttattattagtaatgatattcatatttggCAAGACGTACTTTTGTCTTTTAGATGACTGTTTTGGCTTAAAACCTGCCTTACGTGCAGTTTTTAAAAGTGTTTTCTTTGCGAATCCcctaaaaaatagaataattttataataatcacAGATGAATagaataatattcaaataaaagaTAACTTACTTAAGAGTggcattcttttcttttcctttatgGTGCGCCGTCTGAGTAACCAGCACCTGACCATTGAAAGCGAAATGATGGAAGATGTGTGGTGGATAGCGAGCTTTATGAACTAATTTTCGTaaagtttcaatattttcagGTGTAACCTCTTCATCGAAagctaattttattaattgaaaagtaCAAGAACGTAATTGTAATCCTTCCTGTAAACACTGATCTAAATGTGCTAAATGTTGTACAGCGACACGCTTTTCTTTAGTTAATGACGTTACAGGGAAAGCTCGAACCACTAACTGTTCGCAAGCAAATGGATCACAAGGGATTCCTTTAAATACGATTCTGTAATTAGTAAGAAAAATAGCCCCTTCGGCTGGCAAGAGCGGTGGTATCTTTGGCAATCCTGCAGAACTTTCTTCTCTTCCATCCGGTAAAAGATAAACGCGTAAACCGTCCATAATAACTTCTTCACCGGGCAACATGTTGGGTGTTAAAATTTTCGGTTTCTGTATCGGTGGTAATCTCTTACTTTCTCTATGTACAGCCTCGAGGGTTTCGATGTGCATATGAACAACGCCAGGAACCATTTGATGTAAACATCTAACATGTTCAGCACTTACACCCCCTTCGGTACAAACACGGTCTACAAATCTTGAAACCATCCGAATAACCGCGCTACCAGTTTCTCCGGGATCAGTTTCTTCAAATCCAGACTCTGCATCGCCACTATCGCTTGCTACACTATTTGTAATACTATTACTTGCTCTTTCGTCATCATAAACATTATCCTGACGGTGAGTCTTTGCTCCTATATCCAACGGGACCAATAAGTAAACCATTCTATTCGCATAATGAATTGCTTGGCTATACATAGTACTCTCTTCGCTTGCTATGAGTTCCTTTTGTTTTTCTGCGTCAATCGTCGGCCAAATCCTCATTTGTTCAGCAGCTATTTCAAGGGCCGATGGTTCTTGAATTTGATAAATCGAGTATCGATCACGAAATGGAAATTCTTTACCGTCGCGTGGGCTGATAGGACTTAGAATACCATCGTTTATGAGCCGTGGTGGAGAATTCTCACCAGGAAGATATAATCGTTTAATGTCCTTCTGAACGTCCAAATAGAAAGCATCTTCCCAAAATTGTTGATTTTGCCACACAGGATGTTCTTGAATACAAGTATAAGCAAACTGTATTACTCCTGTACAAAGTTTCCTGCAAAATGCTGTTGCAAGAGGAAGAAGCGCAGCAGCAACACCATGTTCGTCCATGGACGAATCATCTTGCAACGCACAATTCATCAATCGTACAACTAGATCAAATTGTTGATGTTCTAACATAGCCTTATTTCCAACAACGTGCTGCGATAATTCCATGCAAAGTGCTAAACGAGCAGCTTTGCTTTTCAAAGCTCTTAAGACGGCCGGGAAAGTTTTACGAGCATCGGATAtcttattttcaaatatacaaTTTATACAATTACGTAGAACTTCGAGTCTACGTGCAGAATTGCTAACCAAATGTCTAGTGTCATGGACAAATGAAATGTGTGGACCCATTGGTACAATGCGAGGTTGTGATGGTCTTAATGATGATAATCTGTATACAAAAAAGGCAGATATAAAATTTGGAATTATAATATATGGGTAAAAACTTGTAAAATGTGTCTGTAATACGAACCTGACTTTAAGATTATTTTTTGCAAGACCTTCATCTATAATCGCTTGAACTTGTTCTGAATTAATGCGTGGTAAAAGTGGCTGGTGTATTCTGGCAAATGCTCCTTCAGGtggtttcaaaattttttgtaCGTACGGCTGAGGATTTGGATTTTCGTTTGTATATAATTGTTGTGCTAATTCTTGAATATGCGTTAAAATGAGTCCTAACAACAATATACGGGACATCAATAATGTTTTATATCGGCTGTTACAAAAAGACTGtacaatttctaaatattttattactgtgtactatattattattacttactaTTATCTTGTGCTTCTTGTTTTAATTGATCGCTCAAGTTATTGTATAATTCATCCCATACATCGCAAGGTCTCCAAGGTGGTCCCCTTTCTgcaataaatgaagtaaaaaacATGCAATCCAACACTCTAGTTGTAAAATCACAATCCGTTAAACCACGTTCTCCTAAGAATGCTGCCTAGAAATAAAAAGTATCATATCTGTATTACTATTTTATCTGCAATCATATAAATAACATCAGTAACATATAACAACCTTATGAAATGTTATAA from Osmia lignaria lignaria isolate PbOS001 chromosome 15, iyOsmLign1, whole genome shotgun sequence includes the following:
- the Sbf gene encoding SET domain binding factor isoform X2 → MLGAITPTSSHEYTEMSRLADYFVVVGYDHEKERGGISNGIILQRFPEKDWPDTPFIEGIEWFCQPQGWALSTERQEPRFFVSILTDIDANRHYCACMCFNETISIVPSKPVDEEEDPVDGDSRSLVRTMPTITHHSIMYAPKCLVLVSRLDYIETFRNCLGIIYTVYVENLGIPLETLVGNILGCIQVPPAGGPQVRFSIGAGDRQALQPPISPSLPITHSSVNLLFQQLGIRNVLVLFCAVMTEHKILFHSASYSRLTEGCRALTALMYPFRYTHVYIPLLPAALVEVLSTPTPFIMGVHSSLKYEVAELMDVIVADLDGGSIMVPDGVSLPLLPEPLLSQTQDALSLVLQPELSCADYAFPPLATRAPHSPMLDKELRAVFMRTFAQLLQGYRSCLTLIRIHPKPVITFHKAAFLGERGLTDCDFTTRVLDCMFFTSFIAERGPPWRPCDVWDELYNNLSDQLKQEAQDNRLILTHIQELAQQLYTNENPNPQPYVQKILKPPEGAFARIHQPLLPRINSEQVQAIIDEGLAKNNLKVRLSSLRPSQPRIVPMGPHISFVHDTRHLVSNSARRLEVLRNCINCIFENKISDARKTFPAVLRALKSKAARLALCMELSQHVVGNKAMLEHQQFDLVVRLMNCALQDDSSMDEHGVAAALLPLATAFCRKLCTGVIQFAYTCIQEHPVWQNQQFWEDAFYLDVQKDIKRLYLPGENSPPRLINDGILSPISPRDGKEFPFRDRYSIYQIQEPSALEIAAEQMRIWPTIDAEKQKELIASEESTMYSQAIHYANRMVYLLVPLDIGAKTHRQDNVYDDERASNSITNSVASDSGDAESGFEETDPGETGSAVIRMVSRFVDRVCTEGGVSAEHVRCLHQMVPGVVHMHIETLEAVHRESKRLPPIQKPKILTPNMLPGEEVIMDGLRVYLLPDGREESSAGLPKIPPLLPAEGAIFLTNYRIVFKGIPCDPFACEQLVVRAFPVTSLTKEKRVAVQHLAHLDQCLQEGLQLRSCTFQLIKLAFDEEVTPENIETLRKLVHKARYPPHIFHHFAFNGQVLVTQTAHHKGKEKNATLKGFAKKTLLKTARKAGFKPKQSSKRQKYVLPNMNIITNNKYMTSPGRMSLPVTDNNDLSHDDDLSDDFEIPGIVTQPPTDAKTLERLSERSYVRDWYRLGLYSNGPHNNRRNEPFRLSSVNCAYMICRSYPALLIVPSSVSDESIRRFCRLYRHNRIPIVTWRHPRTKALLIRGAGYHGKGVMGMLKAHPASAGNLKTTSSETTSSLEQEKYIMALVAATPLSAIRQGSAWGMSDSSLSIDSLLLAAEDRNATPEQSRRNPFNKAIGTLSSSGGKGPKNFGRWGSLKDKRHNSQASLTSVHQRGTVRHSTDSDSGTECVHTFQRAALYILGEKAHMKGVKAESAPKTDFIPVEYYDVRHTKAAFKKLMRACVPSSPNVEPDQSFYKLIESSEWLQQLQNLMQLAGAVIDLMDVQGSSVAVCLEEGWDTTATVCSVAQVCLDPQYRTIEGFRILIEKEWLGFGHRFGHRSNLAANSQTTNFTPTFLQFLDIVHQIQKQFPLAFEFNEYYLKFLAYHSVSCRFRTFLLDCEFDRVECGITAVEDKRGSLTSHHKGVDTGSDDETIYPGGRLAGTNQGCNLGQSIFDYIEKQHARCPLFYNFMYTPNTENTVLRPVSHLSSLDIWQYYLEEELAHGPAYDLEVLQQDSQQEEEAEAADGVVKSNRKVVTQGYDGVSSMVPDQFSHLLEEIHKLETELGHLPQKWKVLWDKLELPNTDSLARHASFSTALVRYHGRLIHKRSTLELLLRGKLAGGNTSGNDGSVYAHPHRFERLDSATPTHCDACSGVLWGPVKAGLRCVDCGHVCHDKCADAVPKNCTKYKAVTDNLQTHTLTRSGGDNGSVNSSVATIQTSSQQYYEQFSSNVAENRTHEGYLYKRGALLKGWKQRWFVLDSIKHQLRYYDAMEDSHCKGYIDLAEVVSVTPAQPMPGPPKKTDDKSFFDLRTNRRTYNFCAGDAATAQEWIEKVQACLQ
- the Sbf gene encoding SET domain binding factor isoform X3, encoding MLGAITPTSSHEYTEMSRLADYFVVVGYDHEKERGGISNGIILQRFPEKDWPDTPFIEGIEWFCQPQGWALSTERQEPRFFVSILTDIDANRHYCACMCFNETISIVPSKPVDEEEDPVDGDSRSLVRTMPTITHHSIMYAPKCLVLVSRLDYIETFRNCLGIIYTVYVENLGIPLETLVGNILGCIQVPPAGGPQVRFSIGAGDRQALQPPISPSLPITHSSVNLLFQQLGIRNVLVLFCAVMTEHKILFHSASYSRLTEGCRALTALMYPFRYTHVYIPLLPAALVEVLSTPTPFIMGVHSSLKYEVAELMDVIVADLDGGSIMVPDGVSLPLLPEPLLSQTQDALSLVLQPELSCADYAFPPLATRAPHSPMLDKELRAVFMRTFAQLLQGYRSCLTLIRIHPKPVITFHKAAFLGERGLTDCDFTTRVLDCMFFTSFIAERGPPWRPCDVWDELYNNLSDQLKQEAQDNRLILTHIQELAQQLYTNENPNPQPYVQKILKPPEGAFARIHQPLLPRINSEQVQAIIDEGLAKNNLKVRLSSLRPSQPRIVPMGPHISFVHDTRHLVSNSARRLEVLRNCINCIFENKISDARKTFPAVLRALKSKAARLALCMELSQHVVGNKAMLEHQQFDLVVRLMNCALQDDSSMDEHGVAAALLPLATAFCRKLCTGVIQFAYTCIQEHPVWQNQQFWEDAFYLDVQKDIKRLYLPGENSPPRLINDGILSPISPRDGKEFPFRDRYSIYQIQEPSALEIAAEQMRIWPTIDAEKQKELIASEESTMYSQAIHYANRMVYLLVPLDIGAKTHRQDNVYDDERASNSITNSVASDSGDAESGFEETDPGETGSAVIRMVSRFVDRVCTEGGVSAEHVRCLHQMVPGVVHMHIETLEAVHRESKRLPPIQKPKILTPNMLPGEEVIMDGLRVYLLPDGREESSAGLPKIPPLLPAEGAIFLTNYRIVFKGIPCDPFACEQLVVRAFPVTSLTKEKRVAVQHLAHLDQCLQEGLQLRSCTFQLIKLAFDEEVTPENIETLRKLVHKARYPPHIFHHFAFNGQVLVTQTAHHKGKEKNATLKGFAKKTLLKTARKAGFKPKQSSKRQKYVLPNMNIITNNKYMTSPGRMSLPVTDNNDLSHDDDLSVDDFEIPGIVTQPPTDAKTLERLSERSYVRDWYRLGLYSNGPHNNRRNEPFRLSSVNCAYMICRSYPALLIVPSSVSDESIRRFCRLYRHNRIPIVTWRHPRTKALLIRGAGYHGKGVMGMLKAHPASAATSSETTSSLEQEKYIMALVAATPLSAIRQGSAWGMSDSSLSIDSLLLAAEDRNATPEQSRRNPFNKAIGTLSSSGGKGPKNFGRWGSLKDKRHNSQASLTSVHQRGTVRHSTDSDSGTECVHTFQRAALYILGEKAHMKGVKAESAPKTDFIPVEYYDVRHTKAAFKKLMRACVPSSPNVEPDQSFYKLIESSEWLQQLQNLMQLAGAVIDLMDVQGSSVAVCLEEGWDTTATVCSVAQVCLDPQYRTIEGFRILIEKEWLGFGHRFGHRSNLAANSQTTNFTPTFLQFLDIVHQIQKQFPLAFEFNEYYLKFLAYHSVSCRFRTFLLDCEFDRVECGITAVEDKRGSLTSHHKGVDTGSDDETIYPGGRLAGTNQGCNLGQSIFDYIEKQHARCPLFYNFMYTPNTENTVLRPVSHLSSLDIWQYYLEEELAHGPAYDLEVLQQDSQQEEEAEAADGVVKSNRKVVTQGYDGVSSMVPDQFSHLLEEIHKLETELGHLPQKWKVLWDKLELPNTDSLARHASFSTALVRYHGRLIHKRSTLELLLRGKLAGGNTSGNDGSVYAHPHRFERLDSATPTHCDACSGVLWGPVKAGLRCVDCGHVCHDKCADAVPKNCTKYKAVTDNLQTHTLTRSGGDNGSVNSSVATIQTSSQQYYEQFSSNVAENRTHEGYLYKRGALLKGWKQRWFVLDSIKHQLRYYDAMEDSHCKGYIDLAEVVSVTPAQPMPGPPKKTDDKSFFDLRTNRRTYNFCAGDAATAQEWIEKVQACLQ
- the Sbf gene encoding SET domain binding factor isoform X1, with the protein product MLGAITPTSSHEYTEMSRLADYFVVVGYDHEKERGGISNGIILQRFPEKDWPDTPFIEGIEWFCQPQGWALSTERQEPRFFVSILTDIDANRHYCACMCFNETISIVPSKPVDEEEDPVDGDSRSLVRTMPTITHHSIMYAPKCLVLVSRLDYIETFRNCLGIIYTVYVENLGIPLETLVGNILGCIQVPPAGGPQVRFSIGAGDRQALQPPISPSLPITHSSVNLLFQQLGIRNVLVLFCAVMTEHKILFHSASYSRLTEGCRALTALMYPFRYTHVYIPLLPAALVEVLSTPTPFIMGVHSSLKYEVAELMDVIVADLDGGSIMVPDGVSLPLLPEPLLSQTQDALSLVLQPELSCADYAFPPLATRAPHSPMLDKELRAVFMRTFAQLLQGYRSCLTLIRIHPKPVITFHKAAFLGERGLTDCDFTTRVLDCMFFTSFIAERGPPWRPCDVWDELYNNLSDQLKQEAQDNRLILTHIQELAQQLYTNENPNPQPYVQKILKPPEGAFARIHQPLLPRINSEQVQAIIDEGLAKNNLKVRLSSLRPSQPRIVPMGPHISFVHDTRHLVSNSARRLEVLRNCINCIFENKISDARKTFPAVLRALKSKAARLALCMELSQHVVGNKAMLEHQQFDLVVRLMNCALQDDSSMDEHGVAAALLPLATAFCRKLCTGVIQFAYTCIQEHPVWQNQQFWEDAFYLDVQKDIKRLYLPGENSPPRLINDGILSPISPRDGKEFPFRDRYSIYQIQEPSALEIAAEQMRIWPTIDAEKQKELIASEESTMYSQAIHYANRMVYLLVPLDIGAKTHRQDNVYDDERASNSITNSVASDSGDAESGFEETDPGETGSAVIRMVSRFVDRVCTEGGVSAEHVRCLHQMVPGVVHMHIETLEAVHRESKRLPPIQKPKILTPNMLPGEEVIMDGLRVYLLPDGREESSAGLPKIPPLLPAEGAIFLTNYRIVFKGIPCDPFACEQLVVRAFPVTSLTKEKRVAVQHLAHLDQCLQEGLQLRSCTFQLIKLAFDEEVTPENIETLRKLVHKARYPPHIFHHFAFNGQVLVTQTAHHKGKEKNATLKGFAKKTLLKTARKAGFKPKQSSKRQKYVLPNMNIITNNKYMTSPGRMSLPVTDNNDLSHDDDLSVDDFEIPGIVTQPPTDAKTLERLSERSYVRDWYRLGLYSNGPHNNRRNEPFRLSSVNCAYMICRSYPALLIVPSSVSDESIRRFCRLYRHNRIPIVTWRHPRTKALLIRGAGYHGKGVMGMLKAHPASAGNLKTTSSETTSSLEQEKYIMALVAATPLSAIRQGSAWGMSDSSLSIDSLLLAAEDRNATPEQSRRNPFNKAIGTLSSSGGKGPKNFGRWGSLKDKRHNSQASLTSVHQRGTVRHSTDSDSGTECVHTFQRAALYILGEKAHMKGVKAESAPKTDFIPVEYYDVRHTKAAFKKLMRACVPSSPNVEPDQSFYKLIESSEWLQQLQNLMQLAGAVIDLMDVQGSSVAVCLEEGWDTTATVCSVAQVCLDPQYRTIEGFRILIEKEWLGFGHRFGHRSNLAANSQTTNFTPTFLQFLDIVHQIQKQFPLAFEFNEYYLKFLAYHSVSCRFRTFLLDCEFDRVECGITAVEDKRGSLTSHHKGVDTGSDDETIYPGGRLAGTNQGCNLGQSIFDYIEKQHARCPLFYNFMYTPNTENTVLRPVSHLSSLDIWQYYLEEELAHGPAYDLEVLQQDSQQEEEAEAADGVVKSNRKVVTQGYDGVSSMVPDQFSHLLEEIHKLETELGHLPQKWKVLWDKLELPNTDSLARHASFSTALVRYHGRLIHKRSTLELLLRGKLAGGNTSGNDGSVYAHPHRFERLDSATPTHCDACSGVLWGPVKAGLRCVDCGHVCHDKCADAVPKNCTKYKAVTDNLQTHTLTRSGGDNGSVNSSVATIQTSSQQYYEQFSSNVAENRTHEGYLYKRGALLKGWKQRWFVLDSIKHQLRYYDAMEDSHCKGYIDLAEVVSVTPAQPMPGPPKKTDDKSFFDLRTNRRTYNFCAGDAATAQEWIEKVQACLQ